The genomic DNA GGAGCTATAAAAGTTTCAAAACCAAAACCCTTTAGTAAATCTATACAATGATTTAGAACATTTTTTATTTCTTGATGTACAGGCGCTCCATATGTCAGATCTCTTCTATAAGATGGCATAGCCACTATTTTTTTTGTTTCTTCCAAAGCTTGATCAAAATATTGACCTAATAATATTTCTTTAACTACATTCATAAATATTCTCCTTAATTTTTATTTCTTTCTTTTACAACAATATCATAGGCATCATTTATTTGAGCCATTTTTTCTTTTGCATATTCATTATTATTTTTATCAGGATGATACATTTTAGCAAGTTTTAAATAGGCTTTTCTAATTTTATCATCTGAATCAGTTGGTAACACTTCCAAAATTTTGTAAGCTTCTATTAATTTTAACTGCATTTCATTAACTTCAAAATTTGTTTTATTTTTTTCATTTGATTTAACTTGTAATTGAATTTCAATCATTTCAATAATTTTATTTAATTGTTTAGAAAATTCAAGAAACTGACTATCAATATATTCATTTAAACTTTCTGGTTTAATTGATTTAAAACTTTTATTTTCTTCTTTAAAAATGATAGCTGGTATAACTGCTAAAATAAATGTCTGCTTATACAAATTAAAAGTTTTTGTAATAAACTCACTATATATCAATAATAGAACTTTTGTTGAAAATACAATAAAATTTTTTTTGGATAAGTTTTCAAAAATTACAAAAAAATCAAATTCTTTAACTGCTCAATAATCATAAAAACTTTTTTGAGTATTTTCAATAGTTAAAATTAGTTTTTCATTTTTATATTTTTTCTTTATTTCTTTAAATTCAGATTTGAAAGGAAATCTATTAAAACTTTCAACTAAATCAATTTCCTTTATTAAAACAATTTTATCCTTTTGACTTGCAAATGAGGATTTAAAACTTTTTAATGCTTCATTAACTTGAATATTATCTTTACTATTTTTTTCACGTTTTCCTAATTTAATCTTATACAAAAAACTTAAAATACCAAATAAAAATAATAAAATAAAAACTAATACTCAAAATGACATTATTAAACTCCTCTTTTCATTAAAAAAACTCCTATTTAAAGGAGCCTCTTATTTATTATTATTTAGATTCTTGGGGAATAACAACAGCTCTAGTTCTGTTTTTACCAAATCTTTGATATTTTACTATTCCTGATACTAATGCAAATAATGTATCATCTCCACCACGTCCAACATTTACACCTGGATGGATTTTTGTTCCTCTTTGTCTGAAAATTATAGAACCTGCATTAGCAAATTGTCCATCTGCTTTTTTAGCTCCTAAACGTTTTGATTCTGAGTCACGACCATTTCTAGTTGACCCTACTCCCTTTTTAGAAGCAAAATATTGTAATCCTAATAAGAAACGCATATTAAATCATCCTTTCTATTTTAAAATTCTTTGGATATTGTACCTCAATAGTTTCTAGTTGAATAATCATAAACTCTAATAGATGATTTAATAAATTATCCTCTATTATTACTTTTATTTCTATTCTATTTGCATCAACATTAATTTCTATATTTTTATTAAATTTAATATCTAATGCATTTAATGATCCTGAAACTATCCCTGTAATTGCAGCACATACAAGATCTTCTCCATGATCTTTTAAATTTGCATGTCCACTTATTACAAATGAATTTATTTTATTTTCCTTTTTAAAAATTTTTGCTTTTACCATCAACTATTCCTCTGTTTTATTTGAAGTAGAAGTTTTTGGTGCAGCTGTTGTTTTTGGTGCAGCTGATTCTATTGTTGGTTTTGAACCACTTAATGAAATAGTATCAATCTTAACCTTAGTATAAGGTTGTCTGTGACCATATACTTTATTAACATTTTTCTTAGGGTGATATCTAACAACTCTAAGTTTCTTTCCTTTACCTTGTTTAACAACAGTTCCTACAACTGTTGCTCCTTTTATTAAAGGTGAACCTACAGTTCCATCAATCATTAGAACTTCATTAAAAGTAAATTTTTTACCTTCTTCGACCTCTAATTTTTCAATATAGATTTCATCTCCTGATTGAACTTTAATTTGTTTTCCACCAGTTTTTATAATTGCGAACATCTTTATTCCTCCCAGTCTAGACTCGCCTTGTATGTGAGTTATTTTGCAAACTTCTTTATAACATACAAAAGTGCGGTTGAAACTAGCAACCTAAATAATTTTATACCAAATTAATAGATTTTTTTACTTTTTTTTACTTTTTTAAGCAAATATTAAAACAAATTTACTACATTTGGAACATTATTTTCAGCTTCAATTGCAGCTTTATTTGAAGTTGAATTATCTGTCTTAAAAGTAGAATTCCCAATTTTAGCATCTAGCTTATCAACTTTATTTAATGAAATTGCTGTAAAAACAGTAGTGGCAATTGTTCCTATTGAATTTGAGAAAAGATCACCAAGTGATTTTGTAATAGAACTAAAACCATTAAGTAACGCTCCTGAGATTCCTTTACCTCCAATAATTTCTCTTGATTTTTGTATAGATAATTTTTCCATATTTAGACCTCCTTTATTAATGTCGTCATAATATTTAAAAAATTAATCTTTATAAAAATATTTTGTTAATTCATTTTTACTTACAGAGTACTTTTTTGAAATAGTTTTTATTGCTTCCTTTTTACTAATATTTTCTGATATTAGTTTTTCAACCTCACATATAATTAATTCCATATCTACTTTTATTTCATTTTTTAAAGAATATTTAGAATCAATAACAATACAAAATTCTCCTTTTAAAACTAATTGATTATTATTAATATATTCACAAATCTCAATAATTGTTCCCCTTAAAAACTCTTCATTAAGTTTTGTTAATTCTCTTGCTAATACAATATTTGTATTTTCATTTAATTGTAGAGAGAGCTGATTTAATGTTGCTTGAACTCTATGAACAGATTCATAAAAAGATATAATAGTATCACCATTCTTATTATCCTTAAAGATTTCTTGCATATCTTTTTCTATATTTTTTTTATCTAAAAAACCCAAAAATAAATTCCTTTTGGCAACAAAACCTGAAGCTGCTATTGCATGAATATATGCAGGACCACAGTTTATTGAAGTTATATTCACTTTTATATCATTTTCAATAATATTTTTAGTAACAATGGCTCCTGGATCACTAATACAAGGAACACCTGCATCACTAATTATCGCTATATTTTTACATTTTTTAATATCATCAATTATTGTTGGCAAGATTGAATATTCATTAAATTTATGTAAAGCCTTTAATTTCTTTGATATCTTTAATTTTTCAAATAATTTAAAACTTACTCTAGTATCTTCACAATAAATAACATCAGAGATTTCAAAAGTGTCAATTACTCTTTTTGATATATCATTTAAATTACCAATTGGAGTTCCCACTAAATATATAGTGGTCAAATCATTTTTAAATGTGCTTTGAACTTTTAACATATGGCACTCTCCTTTTATACAAAAAAACCTAATAAAATTATTAGGCTAATTATTTGATATCTTTAATTGTTATTTTATAAGGTTCTTTTAGTTCTCTTACTTCAACTGAGTCTCCAACAACTTTACCCATCATTGCTTTTGCCAATGGTGATTCGTTTGAAATTTTATTTTCAAATGGATCTGCTTCAATAGCTCCTACAATTTTAACAGTCATTTCTTTTTTAGTTTTTTGACTTGTAAATGTAACTTGACTTCCAATTTTTACTTCTTTGTTTTTTGAATTAGAATCTTTAATAATCTTTGCTTTTGAAAGCATTGCTTCTACTTCTTTAATTCTTGCTTCTACTTCAGCTTGTCTGTTTCTTGCTGCATCATAATCAGCATTTTCTGATAAATCTCCCTGTGCACGTGCTTCAACAAGTTCTTCAATAACTTGTGGACGGATATTATTGATTAAATGAGTTAACTCTTCTTTTAATTCCTTAAGACCCTCTGCTGTTAAAATAATATCTTTATCTATCATATGAATCCCCTTTTATTAACTAAAATATTATACATTTTTTTATTATAAAAATGACTATATTATTCTATTTTTTATTATCTAATTGTTTTTTTAATTCCTTAATGTTTAAAACAATTTCATCCTTCTTAACAATACTCTTTATTTCTTCAAAACTAGCATTATAGAAGTCTATTCTTGAAGGAAATTGATTATTTATTTTTTGAATCATTTTCTCTCCAATACCTTTTATTGTAGCTAATTCATCTCTTGTAAAAGATTTATTATGTTTTTTTCTAAAACCAGCAATAGCATAACTATGAACTCTATTTTGAATTAATTCTAAGAATTTAAAAACTTCTTGAGATTTATCTAAATATATTTCTTGCATATCATAGTTCAAAATATATTCAGTCCTATGTTTATCATTTTTAACAAGTCCAATTATTGGAATATTTAAATCCAATAATTCTAATTGTGACCTGGCAGCATTTACTTGAATTTTACCTCCATCCATTATTATTAAATCTGGTAAATTTTTTTCTTCACCAATTTCTTTTTGATATCTTCGATAAATCATATTTTGCATTCTTTGAAAATCACCTTTTTCATCAATTATAATATTATACTTTCTGAAGTCATTAAAACTTGGTTGTGCTCCTTTAAAAACAACCATAGCACCAGTTACAAATTCATCTAAGATATTGGCTACATCAAACATTTCAATATGATATGGATAATTTGGAAGATTTAGAGTTTTTTGTAAGTTATCAAGTAATTCTTCTTTACTCATTGATTTTTGATTTTTATAAATTTCTTGTTGTCTAATATATTCCTTAGCATTATTTCTAGCTAGTTCCAATATTTTTAAACTAGTTTCATCATTTCCATAAGTTATTTTTTCTTGAAATAAAAACTTTAAACTTGTTTGTTCCAATATTTTAGGAAGAATAATATAATCAGGAAGCATATTTTTTAAGTATATTTGCATAATAAAATTTTCAAATAGAGATATTAAATCCTCTAGACTATTTTTAATAATTAATTGGTCTTTTAAAATTAATTTTCCACTTCTATAAAATAAAACAACAAAACAGATATATTCTTCTGATTCAAAATAATTAAAAACATCACGATTTAAATTATCATTAATATCAACAAATTGTTCTACAATTGAAAAATTTAAATGAGCTATAATATCTTTTATTCTTTGTGCTTCTTCAAACTGAAGATTATTTGAAGCAATAATCATTTTTTCCTCTAGTTTATTTTTAAAATCATTATTTGTTCTATTAAAAAAATTTTTAACTTTTGTTATTTGTTCTTGATAATATTCCTTTTCAACATCCTTAAAGCAAGCACCAGAACATTGGTCAATATGAAAGTGAATACATGGTTTACCCAAATTACCTTTACATCGTCTTAAGGGATAAATTCTTTCTAGTGTTTTTAAAATATTTCTAGCACTAGTTCCATCTGGAAGCGGTCCAAAAGATATTTGATTTTTATTATCAAAATTTCTAGTATATACATAAATTGGATCATGTTCTTTTGTAATAGCAATATAAGGATATTTTTTATCATCATTTAAAACAATATTATATCTTGGACGATATTTTTTTATTAGGTTTTGCTCTAAAATTAAAGATTCCTTTTCATTGTCAGTAACTATAGTTTCAATATCAAATATATCTCTAACAAGTTGTGTTGTTTTAAAATTATGAGCCTTATTAAAATAACTTGTAACTCTCTTTTTAAGATTTTTGGCTTTTCCAACATAGATTACTTGATCTTTTTTATTTTTATACAAATAGCAACCAGATTTCTCTGGTAAATTTTTAACTATGTTTTCCATAAATCTCACCTCAAATATAATTATATATAGTTAAATAAATTAAAATCAGCAAAACTAATTTGCTGATTTTAATATACATCTTCATTTTGAATATAAACATCTCTTGGTTTTGAACCATTTTGAGGTCCAATGATACCGCTTTCTTCAAGTTCGTCAATAATTCTCGCAGCACGGTTATAACCAATATTAAATTTTCTTTGAATTAAGCTTGTAGAAGCTTTTTGCGTTCTAATTACATAATCTTTAATTTCATCAAACATTGAATCCTGACCAGCTCCAAGATTAACAGTAAAACTTGGTTCCTCTGCTTCAGCTTTTAAAAATTCTGTGTCAAAAATTTGTTGTTGTTGACTTGAACAATGTTTTACTAATTTCTCAATTTCATCATCACTAATGTAAGCTCCTTGAGCTCTTACAAGGGATGTGCTTCCAGGAATTGTATAAAGTAAATCTCCTTTACCAATTAATTTTTCAGCTCCATTTGAGTCTAATATTGTTCTTGAGTCAATTGATGATGCAACTGAGAAAGCTAATCTTACAGGTATATTTGATTTAATAACACCTGTAATAACATCAGTTGATGGTCTTTGAGTAGCTACAATTAAGTGAATTCCTGCAGCTCTTGACAATTGTGTAAGTCTCATAATTGAGTCTTCTACATCTTTTTTATTTGATGTCATCATTAAATCAGCAAGTTCATCAATAATAATTACATAATAAGGTAACTTAGTTGAATCTGTTTTCTGTTTAGCATTAAATCCTGCTATATTCTTAACCCCATATGTTGTAAATAATGCATATCTTCTTTCCATTTCATTAATAACTTTTTTTAAAGCACTATTTGCAATATTCATATCACTAATAACTGGTGCAAGTAAATGTGGAATTGAAGAGTAAACTGAAAGTTCAACCTTTTTAGGGTCAATCATTAAGAACTTAACTTCATGTGGTTTTGCTCTCATTAAGATTGAAGAGATTATTCCATTTATCATAACTGATTTACCACTACCTGTTGAACCAGCAACAAGTAAATGAGGCATTTTATCTAACTCACCAAATAGTAACTCTCCAGTAACTGTTTTACCAATAGCAAATAATAACTTATTACCCATTTTTACAATTGGTGTATTTTCAATAACCCCTCTCATTGGAACTGCTTCTGGTTTATCATTTGGTATTTCAATACCCACGGCAGCTTTTCCTTGAATTGGAGCTTCAATTCTAACATTTTGACTTGCCAGTGCTAATTTTAAATCATTTTCCAATGAAGTAATACTATTAACTTTTGTTCCTGGCTCAGGTTGTACTTCAAATTTAACTACACTAGGTCCAATGCTCATATTTTTTACACTAGCTTTTACACCAAACTGTTTAAATGTTTCATTGATACTTTCCGCCTTTTGTTTGGCTGAGTTAGTAATTTCTTCTTGGTCTTTTAAATTCACAACATGTACTTTTAAAATATCAATTGATGGTAATTGATATGAATTGTTTACAAATTGTTCCTTTTCAACTGCTTTATTTTTGTTAACTTCCATAGTTTGATTAACTTTGTTTGTTGATTGATATGATGATGAAGAATGTAAAATATTTCTTGAAACATTCTCTTGCATTGGTGAAGTATAATCACCATAATCCTCAATCATTTTTTTCTCTTCTTCTTTTTCTTTTTTACTTTCACTAATAAAATGATCTAATGTAATTTGACCTGATTGAACTTCATCAATTTTAATTGAGTTTTTTCTATTTCTTGATTGTACTAATTCTAGTGTCTTTCCATTTGCACCAAAAGGAGTTATATTTGTTTCTTTAGCTAATTCTTCTCTTGCTTTTTCAGTTGATACTTGACCATATTTTGTATCATATGGAAGAGAATCATAACTATAGTCTTTTTCTCTTCTTGGAATATAATTATGTTCTTCTCTAACTAAATTTTCAGCTTGTTGTCTAGCTTCATGAATTTTTTGATCTAAATTATAATCAACTATTCTATTTTGATTTGGATTTTGAGTTAAATTTGGATTTTGATTTTGATTTTGATTTGGATTAGCATATTGCTCTTTATAATTTTGATTTGAATTGTAACTTTCTAAATTTACATTGGAAAAATCATCATTATAAAAATCAGTATTTACTTCTTCATAAATATTATTTTCATAGTTTCTATGAAAACTTGGAAGCTCGATTGTAATATCTGATTCTTTTGATGAAGACAAAATTATTCTTTCATCAAAAGTTTCGTCATTTTGAATATTTAAAATATTTAAAATCCCTCTTCCGTTACTTTCTCTTTTAGGTTTTTCAGAAGCTGGATAATTTACACTTTGAGTATTTTTTAGGGAAAGAATTCTTAATCTTTTACCTCTACGCTTATGCTTTGGTTTTAAGAAAAAGAAAGGATCTCCAGTAAAAATTCAAATCATATCCAAAACAAGAAATAAAATTGCAATAATTAAACCAACATATATTGATGTATATGCAAATATTCCAGAAAGAAGAGTTCCTATTAATCCTCCACCAGATCAAGTTGTAAAGTATGTACTTGGGTCTGCTATTCAAATTGTTCCACTATTCTCACCTCAAATAGAGTTATTTTTTCAATTAGTTAAATAAGAATTTAATGAGTCTTTTAGTATTGTTCCTGACCATATATCTTTTACTATAAAATCTTGTGTTTTTACATGATAAGCAACAATAAACAAAATTGCACTAATAATTCAACATAAGCAAATCCAAGTTAAAAAAATCATAGCTATAAACCTTTTTTTAGGTTTAAATTTTATTCCAAAATAAATTGAAAAGTCTAGTAAGAAAAATAAAGAGTATAAAAAATATTTAAATCATCCAAATGGCAAATTAAAAATTACATCATCGAAGAATTGACCTACTATTGTAATTCTTCCCAATGACATTAAATTTAAAAAAAATAATACTAAAGCTCCAACTATTCAAGAAATTGAGTCATTTTTTCTTTGTTTTTTTTGAATAGAAAAAGCCCTTGTGCGATCATTATCATTATGATTATTTAGCCCTTTGTTA from Spiroplasma endosymbiont of Cantharis nigra includes the following:
- a CDS encoding J domain-containing protein gives rise to the protein MSFWVLVFILLFLFGILSFLYKIKLGKREKNSKDNIQVNEALKSFKSSFASQKDKIVLIKEIDLVESFNRFPFKSEFKEIKKKYKNEKLILTIENTQKSFYDYWAVKEFDFFVIFENLSKKNFIVFSTKVLLLIYSEFITKTFNLYKQTFILAVIPAIIFKEENKSFKSIKPESLNEYIDSQFLEFSKQLNKIIEMIEIQLQVKSNEKNKTNFEVNEMQLKLIEAYKILEVLPTDSDDKIRKAYLKLAKMYHPDKNNNEYAKEKMAQINDAYDIVVKERNKN
- the rpmA gene encoding 50S ribosomal protein L27, yielding MRFLLGLQYFASKKGVGSTRNGRDSESKRLGAKKADGQFANAGSIIFRQRGTKIHPGVNVGRGGDDTLFALVSGIVKYQRFGKNRTRAVVIPQESK
- a CDS encoding ribosomal-processing cysteine protease Prp, translated to MVKAKIFKKENKINSFVISGHANLKDHGEDLVCAAITGIVSGSLNALDIKFNKNIEINVDANRIEIKVIIEDNLLNHLLEFMIIQLETIEVQYPKNFKIERMI
- the rsmI gene encoding 16S rRNA (cytidine(1402)-2'-O)-methyltransferase, translating into MLKVQSTFKNDLTTIYLVGTPIGNLNDISKRVIDTFEISDVIYCEDTRVSFKLFEKLKISKKLKALHKFNEYSILPTIIDDIKKCKNIAIISDAGVPCISDPGAIVTKNIIENDIKVNITSINCGPAYIHAIAASGFVAKRNLFLGFLDKKNIEKDMQEIFKDNKNGDTIISFYESVHRVQATLNQLSLQLNENTNIVLARELTKLNEEFLRGTIIEICEYINNNQLVLKGEFCIVIDSKYSLKNEIKVDMELIICEVEKLISENISKKEAIKTISKKYSVSKNELTKYFYKD
- the greA gene encoding transcription elongation factor GreA: MDKDIILTAEGLKELKEELTHLINNIRPQVIEELVEARAQGDLSENADYDAARNRQAEVEARIKEVEAMLSKAKIIKDSNSKNKEVKIGSQVTFTSQKTKKEMTVKIVGAIEADPFENKISNESPLAKAMMGKVVGDSVEVRELKEPYKITIKDIK
- the uvrC gene encoding excinuclease ABC subunit UvrC, with the protein product MENIVKNLPEKSGCYLYKNKKDQVIYVGKAKNLKKRVTSYFNKAHNFKTTQLVRDIFDIETIVTDNEKESLILEQNLIKKYRPRYNIVLNDDKKYPYIAITKEHDPIYVYTRNFDNKNQISFGPLPDGTSARNILKTLERIYPLRRCKGNLGKPCIHFHIDQCSGACFKDVEKEYYQEQITKVKNFFNRTNNDFKNKLEEKMIIASNNLQFEEAQRIKDIIAHLNFSIVEQFVDINDNLNRDVFNYFESEEYICFVVLFYRSGKLILKDQLIIKNSLEDLISLFENFIMQIYLKNMLPDYIILPKILEQTSLKFLFQEKITYGNDETSLKILELARNNAKEYIRQQEIYKNQKSMSKEELLDNLQKTLNLPNYPYHIEMFDVANILDEFVTGAMVVFKGAQPSFNDFRKYNIIIDEKGDFQRMQNMIYRRYQKEIGEEKNLPDLIIMDGGKIQVNAARSQLELLDLNIPIIGLVKNDKHRTEYILNYDMQEIYLDKSQEVFKFLELIQNRVHSYAIAGFRKKHNKSFTRDELATIKGIGEKMIQKINNQFPSRIDFYNASFEEIKSIVKKDEIVLNIKELKKQLDNKK
- a CDS encoding DNA translocase FtsK codes for the protein MNNNKGLNNHNDNDRTRAFSIQKKQRKNDSISWIVGALVLFFLNLMSLGRITIVGQFFDDVIFNLPFGWFKYFLYSLFFLLDFSIYFGIKFKPKKRFIAMIFLTWICLCWIISAILFIVAYHVKTQDFIVKDIWSGTILKDSLNSYLTNWKNNSIWGENSGTIWIADPSTYFTTWSGGGLIGTLLSGIFAYTSIYVGLIIAILFLVLDMIWIFTGDPFFFLKPKHKRRGKRLRILSLKNTQSVNYPASEKPKRESNGRGILNILNIQNDETFDERIILSSSKESDITIELPSFHRNYENNIYEEVNTDFYNDDFSNVNLESYNSNQNYKEQYANPNQNQNQNPNLTQNPNQNRIVDYNLDQKIHEARQQAENLVREEHNYIPRREKDYSYDSLPYDTKYGQVSTEKAREELAKETNITPFGANGKTLELVQSRNRKNSIKIDEVQSGQITLDHFISESKKEKEEEKKMIEDYGDYTSPMQENVSRNILHSSSSYQSTNKVNQTMEVNKNKAVEKEQFVNNSYQLPSIDILKVHVVNLKDQEEITNSAKQKAESINETFKQFGVKASVKNMSIGPSVVKFEVQPEPGTKVNSITSLENDLKLALASQNVRIEAPIQGKAAVGIEIPNDKPEAVPMRGVIENTPIVKMGNKLLFAIGKTVTGELLFGELDKMPHLLVAGSTGSGKSVMINGIISSILMRAKPHEVKFLMIDPKKVELSVYSSIPHLLAPVISDMNIANSALKKVINEMERRYALFTTYGVKNIAGFNAKQKTDSTKLPYYVIIIDELADLMMTSNKKDVEDSIMRLTQLSRAAGIHLIVATQRPSTDVITGVIKSNIPVRLAFSVASSIDSRTILDSNGAEKLIGKGDLLYTIPGSTSLVRAQGAYISDDEIEKLVKHCSSQQQQIFDTEFLKAEAEEPSFTVNLGAGQDSMFDEIKDYVIRTQKASTSLIQRKFNIGYNRAARIIDELEESGIIGPQNGSKPRDVYIQNEDVY